In one Terriglobia bacterium genomic region, the following are encoded:
- a CDS encoding PilZ domain-containing protein, producing MNPAERRRAERIRLQVPVLLRGTDAAGMEFIELTKTLNISGTGACIACTRALQMDHPVQLTFPAPSPISSSMVPSETPPISARVLRQEAAGDVRLFGLEFLRPLG from the coding sequence TTGAATCCTGCCGAGCGACGTCGAGCAGAGCGAATTCGTCTTCAAGTTCCCGTCTTGTTGCGCGGCACGGATGCGGCGGGGATGGAGTTCATCGAACTCACGAAGACACTCAATATCAGCGGTACTGGCGCGTGTATTGCTTGCACGCGGGCTCTGCAGATGGATCATCCTGTACAGCTAACTTTCCCTGCGCCCTCGCCTATCTCATCCAGCATGGTCCCCAGCGAAACTCCCCCGATTTCAGCACGCGTACTCCGTCAGGAAGCGGCAGGCGATGTTCGTCTTTTTGGACTGGAATTCTTGCGCCCCCTGGGATAG